AAAATACGACCATGCATTTGATCTAATTCATCTTTCCACGTTTGGGTTAACTGTTGGTCATTTAAAATTTCAGCCACTAAAGCTGCACCGTGATCAGGTGGCATAGTGTAGCTTGAACGTGCTAAAGTAAGAATACGACCTTTGGCTTTTTGCGCTTCTTGCTGGCTATCACTAATAATAATTGCAGCTCCTGTACGCTCACGATACAAACCAAAGTTCTTTGAACAAGAGGTAGCAACAACCATCTCTTCAACATTATCAGCCATGAACTTAAGACCTGCACCGTCTTGCTCTAAGCCATCACCAAAACCTAAATAAGCAATATCAACAAAAGGCATAAAACCGTTTTTATTCGCTAATGCTGTTATGGCTTGCCAATCTTCAAAGCTAATATCAGCGTCGGTCGGGTTATGACAACAGCCGTGCAGCAATACCACATCCTTAGGGCCTGCTTTCGCCAGTTCTGCTAACATTGCTTGGCTGTTAACTTGTTTAGTATCAGGATCAAAATACGGATAGAACTTTACTTTTAACCCAGACGCTTCCATCACTGGTTTATGGTTTACGTAACTTGGGTTTGTTAACCATACCGTTGTATCAGGCTGCGCGATATGAATAAGATCAGCCAACATACGAAGTGCGCCGCTAGCACCTGGGGTTTGTACTACCGCAGAGCGCGCATGTGCAGAGGAACCTGAAAGCAGTAAGTCCATCATCGATTGGTTAAATACTTCACTTCCAGCAAGTCCGACGTAAGATTTCGTCGTTTGTGTTTGCAACAGACGTTGCTCTGCTTGATAAATAGCTTGCATTATCGGAGTTTCGCCTTGGCTATTGCGATAAACACCAATACCTAAATCCATTTTGTTTTCACGAGGATCTTCTCGATATGCTATCGATAGGGAAAGAATAGGATCTAATTGAGCAGGAGAAAGCGATTTAAACATCAAATTAATTCCATTTATATAACAATAGAATTAAGTTATCACTTCATTTAATTAACGTCATCAGAAAAGCGACAGATAGTGCTCATTTAACAATAAATCACAAAACGAGCCTGTCATTCTGATAAATCATAGGAAATCGGCAAGCCACCACTTTTTGACTCAACAAAACGGAGAAGAACCTTATTTAATAAAACTCTATTAAAGTGGTAAGGTTAATCCAGAATTCATAAATTCAGTCTTCTGAATAACACATGCAAATAGTAAAGATAGAGTGATAACTTTATTCTCATCTGATATCAAAATTAGAAATTTAACTCGGTAAATACTCTTTTCCCCAATTAAGCCCAATAATTTTCCTTTCAATCATGTCAGTAATGGCATCATCGTTATACCCCAACATTTTGAGCACCTCTCGGGTTGAAGAGCCAAACCGTTCGGTCGGCGTTACTTTTTTAATGCTTGCTTCACTGGGGCGAATAGCATAATTGTCAATTTGAGTAACTGAGTGAGTACTTGGGTGATTTGGATCAAAAGAAAATGAGAAACTGCCTCGATCAATACCAGTGTTTCTATCAATAGGACGAGTGTATTTGGAGCGCAACTCTTCTATCGACCAAGGCGCAGCGGCGGCGATATTAACTATTTGGAAAGCTTTAGTCCAGTATTCACTCGATTGCTGTTTAAAAGCCTTCGTCAAAAACGTCGCTATTGATGTTTCGCTCTCAATGTTCTCTAAACCTTTTATATTAGACATCTTCGTCAATTCATCGGCTGTACTGTCGAGAAAAATCCAACCATCTTGAGTTTGATAAAATCGCGACAGTTCGTTACGACCTAAAAGATTTCGACCTGAGGGTTCGTCAATTGAAACGCGATCGTGATAATCAAGTGAAAAAGGCGTTTGAGCTAAATTGGTGATGGCAGAAAGAGAAGTACGGCAGCGGGATACTTTGCCCGTTTTGTGTTTGTGCAATAACGCTAAAGCGATTGAAAGCCCTGCTGCAAAGCCACAGTTCACGTCCAATGTGCCGATGTGAGCGTGCTCTTCAGGAGTTTTTGCACCGCCAAAACGCGTCATTATCCCGCTAGCAGCCTGAATAATATCATCGTACCCAATATAATCACTTTTCGGCCCAGAGTGAGGGCCACCGAAGCAATCTAAACGACAAAACAAAACATCAGGGTTGATGGTTTGTAAGCTTTTCTGATCTAACCCGAGAGGTTTTATTTGACGTTCAGGGGCGTTAATAACGATCAAATCCACTGAGCGTATCAGAGCATGCAAAATTGAACGGCCTTCATCCGTTATAATATCAACCAAGGTACTTTTTTTGCCGTTGCCCGCTAGAATAGCATAAACGATGCCAATCAAAGGGTCGTACATCGGCGTAACAGGATCCAGCTTGATC
The genomic region above belongs to Photobacterium leiognathi and contains:
- a CDS encoding amino acid aminotransferase → MFKSLSPAQLDPILSLSIAYREDPRENKMDLGIGVYRNSQGETPIMQAIYQAEQRLLQTQTTKSYVGLAGSEVFNQSMMDLLLSGSSAHARSAVVQTPGASGALRMLADLIHIAQPDTTVWLTNPSYVNHKPVMEASGLKVKFYPYFDPDTKQVNSQAMLAELAKAGPKDVVLLHGCCHNPTDADISFEDWQAITALANKNGFMPFVDIAYLGFGDGLEQDGAGLKFMADNVEEMVVATSCSKNFGLYRERTGAAIIISDSQQEAQKAKGRILTLARSSYTMPPDHGAALVAEILNDQQLTQTWKDELDQMHGRILRLRKGLTQAIRQRGSDQFDFIEQHKGMFSVTGLTPKQILALREQYGIYAVGDGRINIAGLQEQHIDHLAGALISVTR